One region of Anthonomus grandis grandis chromosome 22, icAntGran1.3, whole genome shotgun sequence genomic DNA includes:
- the LOC126748922 gene encoding nucleolar transcription factor 1-A-like, with translation MKRKCTPEASVAEKKSKKKTFNKNGGKEGAGDKNNHSLPLKSLKNKRKIEGESSSGSSSNDADSPITNKSKSIYSAKSFNQKDETNLPINRDLSESPSDLQPLQYLKNSSSPKSETTKQKKGKKRITLLEHLVESFAKPGVLKNSKLKHSKNIPEVNGGPQENSSPLLKKIKKKVRIDETESLKYKREIAESEHHFTKKELPAKIIKSKLNKNLTEEVKVNKTKTTKPPIVNLLESSTNKTEDFIDDFCLAVPQHKNKGKTIKKEKSESPCAGCNTLECSCSVITIKSEDSNSSNKWKTDPGAEEICSCQTLPCMCNIKNENNSFEAEEPKLEVALGFDVDNSSSGESDLEVYYINKRAEKEAELKLKQSQSELKKNGVQLMPKEDQLLLAQRIEEFIPEGDTKSYTYRLQNIDWSKIAFRNYSLEDCQKVWGLLLKKVRHYRLLSEITHDIKNVIELYDMKKSKKTNKHPEMPKRPLSSYFLFYIRKRDKVRREHPNIEAIELNKFISEMFQNLPAEKKQKYEMLAAKNREEYKIQMEEFYTRHPEFRKVAIKREPKERKEKPPTKPENPYRLFMQSELEREEIAEEDKAEFKEVCREKWRQMPDSKKLDWILQAEKQLVQYEEELKEYMSRHPEYTPKKMSSKPFLSRQEQNLKEKLAGKPKKPPTSAYSLFVSLTIQSNDAQDIPSRERWAYTSAKWKAMTEAEKDQYKILLTQVTEQYQKEFKTYLDSLPEEKRQEEILKNLPKRREKKKKARSTSSVSASSGPSCSGLGQFVFDDRDQPSTSRGVRPKSGKGSGPKGSKTKQKVPYPVPPPRSAYKYFSEKHKGPNPKEAWKSLSCTERRQYNKELDVIKDKYIQDFETYLKSLDRDELSVFCANRNTQEEEYSSSDPSESESEEEEESSSDEVEDEVGNLSSDED, from the exons ATGAAGAGGAAATGTACCCCAGAAGCCTCTGTTGCtgagaaaaaaagtaaaaaaaagaccTTTAATAAAAACGGGGGTAAGGAAGGTGCTGGTGATAAAAACAATCACAGTTTACCTTTAAAGagcttaaaaaacaaaagaaaaattgaaggAGAATCCTCGTCAGGGTCCTCGAGCAATGATGCTGATTCACCAATAACTAATAAGtcaaaaagtatttatagtgCAAAGTCATTTAACCAAAAGGATGAAACAAACTTGCCAATAAATAGAGATTTATCAGAATCACCATCTGATCTGCAGCCCTTACAATATTTAAAGAACTCAAGCTCCCCGAAAAGTGAAACTACTAaacagaaaaaagggaaaaaaagaaTTACTCTGCTGGAGCACCTAGTAGAAAGTTTCGCTAAGCCTggagtattaaaaaattcaaaactaaaACATTCGAAAAACATTCCCGAAGTAAATGGAGGGCCACAAGAAAATAGCTCCCCACTactaaagaaaatcaaaaagaagGTACGGATTGATGAAACTGAATCTCTAAAATACAAGCGTGAAATTGCTGAATCAGAACACCACTTCACCAAAAAAGAACTCccagcaaaaataataaaatcaaaattaaataagaacCTCACAGAAGAAGTTAAAgtcaataaaactaaaacaactAAACCACCAATTGTGAACCTTCTGGAATCATCAACAAATAAAACTGAAGATTTTATTGATGATTTTTGCTTGGCTGTACCTCAGCACAAGAATAAGggaaaaaccattaaaaaagaaaaatctgaaAGCCCATGTGCGGGTTGTAATACACTAGAATGCTCATGCAGTGTTATCACAATAAAAAGTGAAGATTCAAACAGTTCAAATAAATGGAAAACAGATCCAGGAGCTGAAGAAATATGTTCATGCCAGACGCTTCCATGCATGTGCAATATTAAGAATGAGAATAATAGTTTCGAAGCAGAAGAACCAAAATTGGAGGTGGCTCTTGGTTTTGATGTTGACAACTCTTCCTCTGGAGAATCAGATCTAGAGgtgtattatattaataaaaggGCTGAGAAGGAGGCTGAGCTTAAATTGAAACAGTCGCAGtctgaattgaaaaaaaatg GGGTTCAACTAATGCCCAAAGAAGACCAGTTACTATTGGCTCAACGAATAGAAGAATTTATCCCTGAGGGGGACACAAAAAGTTACACATACAGGCTCCAAAATATCGATTGGTCCaaa ATTGCATTCAGAAATTACTCCTTGGAAGATTGCCAGAAAGTATGGGGTCTTTTACTGAAAAAGGTGAGACACTACCGGTTACTGTCGGAGATAACACATgacatcaaaaatgtcattgaATTATATGATATGAAGAAGTCAAAAAAA ACCAACAAGCACCCTGAAATGCCTAAGAGGCCACTGTCTTCTTATTTTCTCTTTTACATACGAAAGAGGGACAAAGTGAGGAGAGAGCACCCAAACATTGAAGCA ATTGAACTAAATAAATTCATCAGTGAAATGTTTCAAAACTTGCCTGCCGAAAAGAAGCAAAAGTATGAGATGCTTGCCGCAAAAAATCGAGAAGAGTACAAAATTCAAATGGAGGAATTTTA TACTAGACATCCAGAATTTCGTAAGGTGGCAATAAAAAGGGAGCCAAAAGAACGAAAAGAAAAACCACCAACGAAGCCTGAGAACCCATATAGATTGTTCATGCAGTCCGAGTTGGAAAGAGAGGAAATCGCAGAAGAGGATAAGGCTGAATTTAAAGAAGTCTGTCGCGAAAAATGGAGACAAATGCCTGATAGCAAAAAATTAGATTGGATCCTCCAGGCTGAGAAACAGTTGGTGCAATACGAAGAAGAACTGAAAGAATATATGTCCAGACATCCAGAATATACTCCAAAGAAAATGTCAAGCAAGCCGTTTTTGTCAAGACAAGAGCAGAACTTGAAAGAGAAACTTGCTG gtAAGCCTAAGAAGCCACCGACATCAGCCTATAGTCTTTTTGTAAGCCTGACAATCCAGAGCAATGATGCGCAAGACATCCCCTCTCGTGAACGATGGGCTTACACTTCAGCCAAATGGAAAGCCATGACTGAAGCAGAAAAGGATcaatataaaattcttttgaCACAA GTTACCGAACAATACCAGAAAGAATTTAAGACTTATCTAGATTCACTACCGGAAGAAAAAAGGCAAGAAGAGATCCTGAAAAATCTTccaaaaagaagagaaaagaaaaaaaaagcacgAAGCACCTCTTCTGTATCTGCCTCGTCAGGACCGTCATGTTCTGGTTTGGGTcagtttgtttttgatgatCGTGATCAGCCATCAACATCAAGAGGCGTTAGACCAAAGAGTGGAAAAGGTTCTGGTCCAAAGGGGTCTAAGACTAAGCAAAAGGTCCCGTATCCTGTACCTCCGCCAAG GTCggcttataaatatttttcggaAAAACACAAGGGCCCGAATCCTAAAGAAGCATGGAAAAGCTTGTCTTGTACAGAGAGGCGACAATATAACAAAGAATTAGACGTTATAAAAGACAAATATATACAAGActttgaaacctatttgaagagCCTCGATAGGGACGAGTTATCCGTTTTCTGTGCCAATAGAAACACTCAGGAAGAAGAGTACAGCAGCTCAGACCCAAGCGAATCAGAGTCTGAAGAAGAAGag GAATCCTCGAGTGACGAAGTGGAGGACGAAGTTGGGAACTTGTCATCCGACGAGGATTAA
- the LOC126748410 gene encoding V-type proton ATPase subunit S1 gives MGFLKSILSVVSFLVLAQVCLSEYVPVYMWGTQRTSEPVPALHKVSSSSFKEEVEHRLKETPRIVIFAEHSLSPEDLAQRDRQGNNAYPYLSKIHKSSKVTYFTSVQNPLKAIQHAADDVVTTSIERLKDNFEVPEGKIVIIELNDATESERRFDLLKRHDSFIGEVYQNLLKNNDDILALYTAHHASWIGSGETHSRKSRSLMAETETQDTENGTMNILMNNSSILFYTSAGVSVWCHNQELKFNMNYTAEEFSGNDTKRVLQGTGINGTVTLNITADFYESKTGYWYMQLLDVMYGDNTDCSFNKTTNSSVYAPIGFSYACNNQTFKSVNSSLSFSQFQVEPRYNNNSYWTKQNKFNDPYHCVGFTTIPIWSGLFVTFILLLIMSFGLTMMMDIKTMDRFDDAKGKTITINASE, from the exons ATGGGCTTTCTGAAGAGCATCCTCTCGGTTGTAAGTTTTTTGGTTTTAGCCCAAGTTTGCCTGTCCGAATATGTCCCCGTTTATATGTGGGGTACCCAAAG GACAAGTGAACCTGTTCCTGCCTTACATAAAGTAAGTTCCAGTTCATTTAAGGAAGAAGTTGAGCACAGACTAAAAGAAACCCCAAGAATTGTAATATTTGCTGAACATTCT TTAAGTCCTGAAGACTTAGCACAACGAGACAGACAAGGAAACAATGCTTACCCATATCTTTCAAAGATTCACAAATCCTCAAAAGTTACTTACTTTACTTCTGTTCAAAACCCTTTGAAAGCTATACAACATGCAGCTGATGATGTTGTTACCACTTCTATTGAAAGACTGAAAGACAATTTCGAAGTTCCCGAAgggaaaattgttattattgaaCTAAATGATGCTACTGAAAGTGAAAGAAGATTCGACCTACTGAAGCGCCATG attcttttaTTGGTGAAGTATATCAAAACCTCTTGAAGAATAATGATGATATTTTAGCTTTATATACAGCTCATCATGCTTCATGG attggATCTGGTGAAACTCATTCAAGGAAATCCAGGTCCCTTATGGCTGAAACTGAAACACAAGATACTGAAAATGGTACTATGAACATATTAATGAACAATTCATCAATACTATTCTATACATCTGCAGGCGTTAGTGTTTGGTGTCACAACCA agaatTGAAATTCAACATGAATTACACTGCTGAAGAATTCAGTGGCAATGACACAAAGAGGGTCCTGCAAGGGACTGGTATAAATGGCACAGTAACCCTCAATATTAC agCTGATTTCTATGAGAGTAAAACTGGTTACTGGTACATGCAGTTGCTGGATGTCATGTATGGTGATAATACTGATTGTAGCTTCAACAAGACTACAAACTCCTCGGTGTATGCCCCAATAGGTTTCTCTTATGCTTGCAATAACCAGACATTTAAATCAGTTAATTCTTCTTTGAGTTTTTCACAATTTCAG gttGAACCAAGGTATAACAATAACTCCTACTGGACCAAACAAAACAAGTTCAATGATCCCTACCACTGTGTTGGTTTCACCACCATCCCAATTTGGTCTGGTCTGTTTGTCACCTTCATTTTGTTATTAATCATGAGTTTCGGCCTAACAATGATGATGGACATTAAAACAATGGATAGGTTTGATGATGCTAAAGGCAAAACCATTACCATCAATGCTTCCGAGTAA